A stretch of the Acyrthosiphon pisum isolate AL4f chromosome A2, pea_aphid_22Mar2018_4r6ur, whole genome shotgun sequence genome encodes the following:
- the LOC100162292 gene encoding solute carrier family 2, facilitated glucose transporter member 8 → MSTLPDGICKQLFACFIVSMPLLMAGTTLGWSSPMMEYTLKGTAPVHLTSEQESWMVTLIDVGNVLLSLPAGIMMDKIGRKMSVYLTVPITLAGWILILAARQPWHLYVARFLHGSAMAISLIVSPSYVGEMASISVRGSLALVVELTYASGLLLSYVIGWLASYETLAIVGAVIPVITGVLMVAIPESPYYLMMVGKPEEAARSLRKLRNCGDDEFKEELEIVRLSVTEEKCKGQLTDLLHRDRAPLIIVLTLAALQMACGASVMEAYASSVLYGTGLSPNASAVIFGLFIVVACVPFALTVDKYGRRPLFMVSCVGTTLCHVFIAALLSRDDGNSVGVESTADMDGWLLLASVCGAEFFINIGLMPVLSVIQCEYFPSDTRGLANSAVVFTITFTSTIMLKIYQPVTDAYGKRANFIGYAVITFFGGLFCYFCVPETKGKSFLQIQTDFETYAWRNGKTRHRNYERL, encoded by the exons ATGTCTACCCTACCCGACGGAATCTGCAAACAACTTTTCGCGTGCTTTATAG TATCCATGCCACTGTTGATGGCCGGTACAACGCTGGGATGGTCGTCGCCTATGATGGAATACACTCTGAAAGGCACAGCACCGGTTCACCTGACTTCGGAACAAGAGTCATGGATGGTAACTCTGATAGACGTCGGCAACGTACTGTTGTCGTTACCGGCCGGCATTATGATGGACAAAATCGGGCGGAAAATGTCCGTGTACTTGACGGTGCCGATAACGCTGGCCGGCTGGATACTGATACTGGCCGCTCGGCAG cCCTGGCACTTGTACGTTGCCCGGTTTTTGCACGGCAGCGCGATGGCAATCTCGTTGATTGTGTCCCCGTCGTACGTGGGCGAGATGGCCAGCATATCCGTCCGAGGATCGTTGGCCCTGGTGGTCGAGCTGACTTACGCTTCCGGTCTGCTGCTGTCCTACGTGATCGGATGGCTCGCCAGCTACGAAACCCTGGCCATCGTCGGCGCGGTCATCCCAGTCATCACGGGCGTGCTGATGGTGGCCATACCGGAATCGCCGTACTACCTCATGATGGTGGGAAAACCGGAAGAGGCGGCCCGGTCGTTGAGGAAGCTGAGGAATTGTGGCGACGATGAGTTCAAGGAAGAGCTCGAGATCGTCAGACTGTCCGTCACCGAAGAAAA GTGCAAGGGGCAGCTGACGGACCTGCTACACAGGGATCGGGCGCCGTTGATCATCGTGCTCACATTGGCCGCCCTGCAGATGGCGTGCGGCGCGAGCGTCATGGAAGCGTACGCGTCGTCCGTGCTGTACGGCACTGGGCTGTCACCGAACGCTAGCGCCGTGATATTCGGTCTGTTCATAGTGGTGGCGTGCGTGCCGTTCGCGCTCACTGTGGACAAGTACGGCCGACGGCCGCTGTTCATGGTATCGTGTGTGGGCACCACTCTGTGCCACGTGTTTATAGCCGCGTTGCTGTCGCGGGACGATGGCAATAGCGTCGGTGTCGAGTCCACGGCCGACATGGACGGTTGGCTGCTATTGGCCAGCGTGTGCGGCGCCGAATTTTTCATCAACATCGGGCTCATGCCCGTGCTGTCCGTCATCCAGTGCGAGTACTTTCCATCGGACACCCGTGGCCTCGCCAACTCGGCGGTGGTGTTCACAATCACATTCACGTCCACCATCATGCTGAAGATCTACCAGCCGGTGACGGACGCATACGGCAAGCGCGCCAATTTCATAGGGTACGCGGTGATCACCTTCTTTGGCGGCCTGTTCTGCTACTTCTGCGTGCCCGAGACTAAGGGCAAATCGTTCCTGCAGATCCAAACGGACTTCGAGACGTACGCTTGGCGCAACGGCAAGACCCGCCACCGGAACTACGAGCGGCTCTGA